A window from Vanessa atalanta chromosome 18, ilVanAtal1.2, whole genome shotgun sequence encodes these proteins:
- the LOC125070806 gene encoding probable glucosamine 6-phosphate N-acetyltransferase isoform X1, which produces MGMEKYNEDDNSEYLYGPEILQKLDFNKSPAKFNPPISAAKPGEDWMVVRPLQRADYNKGFLQLLSQLTSTGNISRKQFDERFTQMKSSGGYYVTVIEDKRISKIIGAATLTIEQKFIHNCSVRGRLEDVVVNDTYRGKQLGKLIVVTVSLLAEELGCYKMSLDCKDKLIKFYESLGYKLEPGNSNAMNMRFEEPS; this is translated from the exons ATGGGCATGGAGAAGTATAAtgag GATGATAATTCCGAGTATCTTTACGGACCGGAGATTCTTCAAAAGttggattttaataaaagtccAGCTAAGTTTAATCCACCAATAAGTGCTGCTAAACCTGGTGAAGATTGGATGGTTGTAAGACCTTTACAACGAGCTGATTATAATAAAGGGTTCTTGCAACTGCTCAGTCAGCTTACAAGCACAGGAAATATTTCAAGAAAGCAATTTGATG AGCGATTTACCCAAATGAAGAGTTCAGGTGGATACTATGTAACAGTTATTGAAGACAAGCGTATTTCGAAAATCATCGGTGCAGCCACTCTTACAATTGAACAAAAATTTATACACAATTGCTCtgtt AGGGGCCGCCTGGAGGATGTTGTTGTTAACGATACATACAGAGGCAAACAGCTGGGCAAATT aattgtagTTACTGTGTCACTTCTAGCAGAAGAACTGGGATGTTATAAGATGTCACTAGATTGCAAGGACAAACTTATAAAATTCTACGAAAGCCTCGGTTACAAACTGGAGCCCGGAAACTCTAATGCTATGAATATGCg ttttgaaGAGCCATCCTGA
- the LOC125070806 gene encoding probable glucosamine 6-phosphate N-acetyltransferase isoform X2, translating into MGMEKYNEDDNSEYLYGPEILQKLDFNKSPAKFNPPISAAKPGEDWMVVRPLQRADYNKGFLQLLSQLTSTGNISRKQFDERFTQMKSSGGYYVTVIEDKRISKIIGAATLTIEQKFIHNCSVRGRLEDVVVNDTYRGKQLGKLIVVTVSLLAEELGCYKMSLDCKDKLIKFYESLGYKLEPGNSNAMNMR; encoded by the exons ATGGGCATGGAGAAGTATAAtgag GATGATAATTCCGAGTATCTTTACGGACCGGAGATTCTTCAAAAGttggattttaataaaagtccAGCTAAGTTTAATCCACCAATAAGTGCTGCTAAACCTGGTGAAGATTGGATGGTTGTAAGACCTTTACAACGAGCTGATTATAATAAAGGGTTCTTGCAACTGCTCAGTCAGCTTACAAGCACAGGAAATATTTCAAGAAAGCAATTTGATG AGCGATTTACCCAAATGAAGAGTTCAGGTGGATACTATGTAACAGTTATTGAAGACAAGCGTATTTCGAAAATCATCGGTGCAGCCACTCTTACAATTGAACAAAAATTTATACACAATTGCTCtgtt AGGGGCCGCCTGGAGGATGTTGTTGTTAACGATACATACAGAGGCAAACAGCTGGGCAAATT aattgtagTTACTGTGTCACTTCTAGCAGAAGAACTGGGATGTTATAAGATGTCACTAGATTGCAAGGACAAACTTATAAAATTCTACGAAAGCCTCGGTTACAAACTGGAGCCCGGAAACTCTAATGCTATGAATATGCggtaa